Part of the Neisseria brasiliensis genome is shown below.
GCCACTGTACGCCGACCAGATAGCCGCCGAAAATGCCGGCCACGTTGAAAATCGAAGCCAAAAGCGGCATGGAAAACACGCCCGCCCAAAAGCGCGGTGCCACCACGCGGGCAACGGGATCGACCGCCATCACATTCATCGCTTCAAGCTGCTCGGTGGTTTTCATCAGGCCGATTTCGCTGGTCATGGCACCACCTGCGCTGCTGGCAAACAAAATCGCCGCCAATACCGGCCCCAATTCACGCAACAGGGAAGCAGCCACCATATAGCCCAATACATCGGCGGCTTTGAATTTTGCCAATTGGGTGTAGCCTTGCAAACCGAGTACCATGCCGACAAATAAGCCCGAAACGGCAATAATCAAGACCGACATCACGCCGGCAAAATAAATCTGACGGATACTCAGACGCGGGCGGGTAAACGCCGTGGCCGATTTCGCCAGAATTTGCAGCAGAAACAGGGTCACGCTGCCGAGAGATTGGATAAAGCCCAAGGTTTTTGAGCCGACGGATTGGATAAAATTCATATTTTTAAAACAGTTATCTTTCAGACGGCCTATTTATTAGGCCGTCTGAAACCGGAAAAAGGTTTAATGGTCGGGTGCATCCACCACAATGGTTTTCGCCAACATGTCTTCCAGTGAACGGCGGTTGTAGCCGCGCGAAAGCACCAAAAAAGCATTAATCAAAATGGGCAGGCCGACCAAGCTGTTGATGGCATAAATCAACAGTTCGCGTTTGAACACATATTGCGCCGCTGTTAGTCGCTCGCCCGTTGCTTCCAACACCGGCCGAATCTTCATCAGCCGCTTGCCGACGGTTTGGCCGTGGCGGCGGATAAAATGCAGCTGCACGCCGAGATAAAACAGCAGCAACAGTAAAAAAGTGCCCAAGTTGATAAACAAAAATGCATCTGTATTGAGCGTGTATTGGTCGGTCAGACTGAATACGGCCACCATCACGATAAAACACACCGTTGCAAAAAATTGGTTAATCAACACCGCGCCCAAGCGTTTCCATGGGGAAGCCAAGTTCAGGCCGAGTTTGGCAGCGGCTTCGTTGATGGCCACGGCTGTGGTGCCGGGGCGAATTTTATATTGGGTAGAAGGCATTGGCGTCTCCTTATGTTTCAGACGGCCTTCATCATGCATCAGGCCGTCTGAATGCGTATTCTTAACCGCCCAATAAATCCTGCTGTAAAGTGGTTTGTGCCGGATAACGGTAAGCCACCGGCCCGTCGGCCAAGCCACCGACAAACTGCTGCACCCACGGTGAATCGAGTTCGCGCATTTCGGCAGGCGAGCCGCTGAACATGATTTCGCCGTGTGCCAAAAAAATCACTTGATCGACGATTTGCAGCGATTTTTCAATATCGTGCGTCACCATCACGCTG
Proteins encoded:
- the mlaE gene encoding lipid asymmetry maintenance ABC transporter permease subunit MlaE is translated as MNFIQSVGSKTLGFIQSLGSVTLFLLQILAKSATAFTRPRLSIRQIYFAGVMSVLIIAVSGLFVGMVLGLQGYTQLAKFKAADVLGYMVAASLLRELGPVLAAILFASSAGGAMTSEIGLMKTTEQLEAMNVMAVDPVARVVAPRFWAGVFSMPLLASIFNVAGIFGGYLVGVQWLGLDSGIFWSQMQSNMTISYDVINGLIKSVTFGIAVTLIAVHQGFHCVPTSEGILRASTRTVVSSALTILAIDFVLTAWMFTE
- a CDS encoding RDD family protein → MPSTQYKIRPGTTAVAINEAAAKLGLNLASPWKRLGAVLINQFFATVCFIVMVAVFSLTDQYTLNTDAFLFINLGTFLLLLLFYLGVQLHFIRRHGQTVGKRLMKIRPVLEATGERLTAAQYVFKRELLIYAINSLVGLPILINAFLVLSRGYNRRSLEDMLAKTIVVDAPDH